The following are encoded in a window of Salmo trutta chromosome 27, fSalTru1.1, whole genome shotgun sequence genomic DNA:
- the LOC115164580 gene encoding apical junction component 1 homolog isoform X2, which produces MTRTDPSDILVSTLYRDIKLNPITGDSVSLSPFQQCDLQMIDKLERHTETINKRHCRSFDYLESLDDPQPFSASMEYPYKRTEHQGVHKEVTWNGLDHPGHLRFSSPDLFNTRLPPPQHANPNKTSQATRSDSKKRTRSKSAPRVKTTLTPVPMSVSPPVTRRGRDVPQAVPDPPLRTSEPHRDSYSSNQAFSNEVHPIKLQPHSPLYVSDCFSEESKQDEPAITPHVRCRVDIKPDAAVLQHTARRSQSMRTEHPWQRYSYFSQSRGLSVPRQVRTPTPNDCYSGDYRQTYQYTTCGPSSYIQPVDMRRVPSTIMPREYLSREQRTLSNPNIPTKFFYTEDPTRYPVHSSARAYYQDDNSSLTSQGSTLNGQYVHDPQTRWVHTLPVRPYYTEQHLSSRDPVQAVHTRPYSTSEAGPYFAQTQQARAYYGEEPRGYPCQSNGSRMLYSKPYNPPAEQYIPYRGYHTEGRRRTQMSQAYADDWYRSSMSGYSNQSSQLTPQRVRQEPVMSPWFENSYVEPTRLGAEVRKHSKSWDNILYPRHDREQAVPCGRSYDNLLFQGRHALFPNDTPKPVILNLSSSPRRYAALSLSENSLEKGPNNPGRNTKAGLWFVTPEITITDNDIRARNHNQQDVRSATWDALDCEKLPTLNVLHHQEQPSESAELTKDRQHKDYSLQQSLEQLDELLADLVTDYKPSTSRRPSQDLMNQLKQLISEDDEKGKLISSGLESLGGLESLGTLNSPIASTKTSPDTIKDPDSGCDGLQSIQRSPEEISPDHSTDDDDTMMCANKKCKRTETLFNACLYFKSCHSCYTFYCSRNCRRDDWDSHKENCLYGRISSVCRHMLKYCRENSEIHKAFSRIAKAGYLSRGRGILFLGFANPGTADNFLKVGLESLVMSPTYLSLRELDSFKDNLGDYCKDLQQAGNEYDPNECFLLNVSIAVGELVPNRPSPRVQTPTVRKYAKISLASSSPDKKVFKKESDMETLILTPPPGTPDIDKEGKEGMKAREICFINIQRELRTRGVFLRHEYPKIYRQLCEFVESNKRFTPTTIYPIDKRTGKQFMCMIMAASEPRTLDWVGTPHLLDDII; this is translated from the coding sequence GGGGGTGCATAAAGAGGTGACCTGGAATGGCCTGGATCATCCAGGACACCTCCGTTTCTCGTCCCCTGATCTGTTCAACACTAGACTACCCCCACCACAGCATGCCAACCCAAACAAAACCAGTCAGGCCACGAGGTCAGATTCAAAGAAGAGGACAAGATCAAAAAGTGCTCCCAGAGTCAAGACCACCCTTACCCCTGTGCCCATGTCAGTCTCCCCACCGGTAACCAGGAGAGGACGAGATGTCCCACAGGCTGTACCAGACCCCCCTCTAAGGACATCTGAACCACACCGGGACTCTTACTCCTCTAACCAGGCTTTTTCGAACGAGGTACACCCTATAAAACTGCAACCACACTCTCCCCTCTACGTCTCAGACTGTTTCTCTGAGGAGAGCAAACAGGATGAGCCAGCCATCACTCCTCATGTCAGGTGTCGTGTGGATATCAAGCCTGATGCAGCGGTCCTGCAGCACACAGCCAGGAGGTCTCAGAGCATGAGAACTGAACATCCCTGGCAGAGATACTCCTACTTCAGTCAGAGCAGAGGTCTGTCTGTGCCACGGCAGGTACGGACACCCACACCAAACGACTGTTACAGTGGCGATTATAGACAAACATATCAGTACACTACCTGCGGGCCCTCCAGCTACATCCAGCCAGTAGACATGCGAAGGGTGCCCTCCACTATAATGCCAAGAGAATACTTGTCAAGGGAGCAGAGGACTCTTTCAAACCCCAATATACCCACTAAATTCTTCTACACTGAGGATCCGACCAGATACCCTGTCCACTCCTCTGCTAGAGCGTACTATCAGGATGATAATTCCAGCCTCACCAGCCAAGGCAGTACTCTTAATGGTCAGTATGTGCATGATCCACAGACTCGCTGGGTTCACACTCTCCCAGTCCGGCCATATTATACAGAGCAACACTTGTCCAGCAGAGACCCTGTGCAGGCTGTCCATACCAGACCTTACTCCACAAGCGAGGCAGGGCCATACTTTGCTCAAACACAACAGGCAAGAGCGTACTATGGGGAAGAACCCAGGGGCTATCCCTGTCAGTCTAATGGCTCCAGGATGTTATACAGCAAGCCGTACAACCCCCCAGCAGAACAGTATATTCCTTACAGGGGGTATCACACAGAAGGCCGTCGACGTACACAAATGTCCCAGGCCTATGCAGATGACTGGTATCGTTCAAGTATGTCTGGATACTCCAACCAGTCCTCTCAGCTGACACCACAGAGAGTAAGACAAGAGCCAGTAATGTCCCCCTGGTTTGAAAACAGTTATGTAGAGCCAACCAGACTGGGAGCAGAAGTCAGAAAACACTCAAAGTCCTGGGACAATATTCTTTATCCTCGTCATGACAGGGAGCAAGCAGTGCCATGTGGACGCAGCTATGATAATCTGTTATTCCAGGGGAGACATGCTCTGTTTCCTAATGATACACCAAAGCCAGTTATACTCAATCTATCTAGTTCACCAAGGCGCTATGCTGCCCTGTCCCTCTCTGAAAACTCCTTAGAGAAAGGTCCAAACAATCCTGGAAGGAACACTAAGGCTGGGCTATGGTTTGTAACTCCTGAGATCACAATAACCGACAATGACATACGCGCACGTAACCACAATCAGCAAGATGTGCGTTCAGCCACCTGGGATGCACTGGATTGTGAAAAGCTGCCAACTCTAAATGTTCTTCATCATCAAGAGCAGCCATCTGAGTCAGCGGaactgaccaaagacagacaACACAAAGATTATTCCCTGCAGCAGAGCCTAGAGCAACTGGACGAGCTGCTAGCTGATCTTGTCACTGATTACAAACCCTCGACCAGCAGGCGGCCTAGTCAGGATCTAATGAACCAACTAAAACAGTTGATTAGTGAGGATGATGAAAAAGGAAAGCTAATATCTTCTGGCCTAGAGAGTCTAGGAGGCCTAGAGAGTCTAGGAACTCTGAACTCACCAATCGCCTCCACTAAAACCAGCCCTGACACCATCAAAGACCCAGACAGTGGGTGTGATGGCTTACAGAGCATACAAAGGAGTCCAGAGGAGATCTCCCCAGACCACAGCACAGACGACGATGACACCATGATGTGTGCCAACAAGAAGTGCAAGCGGACAGAGACCCTGTTCAATGCCTGTCTTTACTTCAAATCCTGTCATAGTTGCTACACCTTCTACTGCTCCCGGAACTGCCGTCGGGACGACTGGGACAGCCATAAAGAGAACTGTCTATATGGGCGTATCAGTAGTGTGTGCAGGCACATGCTGAAGTACTGCAGAGAGAACTCTGAGATCCATAAAGCCTTCTCTCGCATTGCCAAAGCTGGCTACCTTTCCAGAGGGAGAGGCATTCTTTTCCTGGGCTTTGCTAACCCAGGGACTGCTGACAACTTCCTGAAGGTTGGGCTTGAGAGCCTTGTCATGTCCCCCACATATCTGTCTCTAAGAGAGCTGGACAGCTTCAAAGACAACCTGGGGGATTACTGTAAGGACCTGCAGCAGGCTGGCAATGAGTATGACCCCAATGAATGTTTTCTCTTGAATGTATCCATAGCTGTTGGTGAACTAGTGCCTAACAGACCCTCACCAAGAGTCCAAACACCAACAGTCCGAAAATATGCAAAGATTTCGTTGGCCTCCTCCAGCCCAGATAAAAAGGTCTTCAAGAAGGAAAGTGACATGGAGACACTCATTCTCACCCCGCCACCAGGCACACCTGATATTGACAAAGAGGGAAAGGAGGGTATGAAAGCCAGAGAGATCTGCTTTATCAATATCCAACGTGAGCTCAGGACCAGGGGAGTCTTCCTGCGTCATGAGTATCCCAAAATATACCGTCAACTCTGTGAATTTGTGGAGAGCAACAAGAGATTCACGCCCACTACAATTTACCCCATAGATAAGAGAACAGGGAAGCAGTTCATGTGTATGATCATGGCTGCTTCTGAGCCCAGAACGCTAGACTGGGTGGGCACCCCCCATCTCCTGGATGATATTATATAG